The proteins below are encoded in one region of Alistipes indistinctus YIT 12060:
- a CDS encoding membrane protein, whose translation MLLALIILYVVTLLYLSIVERFRHYASLVGLQGWLLLAVALWSLRSIDWPELVFIVAETLVFKAIIVPVLLYNIIRRTGIDRVHAASVATFNQLLLSLAALLCSIVVTYYLADTQIDRVFFGVALYALLSGMLLIVNHKRIFSHLVGFLVIENGVFLFSMAIGVEMPYLINIAILLDILMSVLMLGLFAGKIGRRLHDFNSDSLTSLKD comes from the coding sequence ATGTTGCTTGCACTGATTATATTGTATGTCGTGACGCTGCTGTACCTCTCGATCGTCGAGCGGTTCCGCCATTATGCTTCGTTGGTGGGATTGCAGGGCTGGTTGTTGTTGGCCGTGGCGTTGTGGAGCCTTCGGTCGATCGACTGGCCGGAGTTGGTCTTTATCGTAGCTGAAACGTTGGTTTTTAAAGCGATTATTGTTCCGGTATTGCTTTATAACATTATCCGCCGGACGGGTATCGACCGTGTGCATGCGGCTTCGGTCGCGACCTTCAACCAGTTGTTGTTGTCGCTCGCCGCGCTGCTGTGCAGCATCGTCGTCACCTATTATCTGGCCGATACGCAGATCGACCGGGTGTTCTTCGGCGTGGCACTCTATGCGCTGCTCAGCGGGATGCTGTTGATCGTGAATCACAAACGTATCTTCTCGCATCTGGTCGGCTTTTTGGTTATCGAGAATGGCGTGTTCCTCTTCTCTATGGCCATCGGTGTCGAAATGCCCTACCTGATCAATATCGCGATCCTGCTCGATATCCTGATGAGCGTGCTGATGCTCGGCCTGTTTGCCGGTAAGATCGGCCGACGCCTGCACGATTTCAACTCCGATTCGCTAACCTCGCTCAAGGACTGA
- a CDS encoding M3 family metallopeptidase — MKNLSALTFLMIMTTLLSGCKSKQAENNPLLETWSTPFGVPPFDKIKTEHFKPAVEAGIRLHEAQIDSIVKNTETPSFGNVIEALDRSGEVLNNAYTVFSLLNSAESNDRMQADDMEISPLVSAHNDNIYLNDRLFQKVKAVYDQREYLSLDPQQLRLTEQTYKRFVRAGALLTPAQKEQLKKINEQLSRLGVQFGNNLLADNNAFTLVIDKQEDLAGVPASIQSAANTEAVNRKMEGKWVFTLSKPSMIPFLSYSERRDLREKLYKAYLERCNRGDSTDNKQIVNEIAKLRLEKARLMGYPSYGAFALDDEMAQTPENAYALLDKLWQPSLELAKKELEEMKAIKKAETGDDSFESWDWWYYAEKVRKQKYDLNEEMLRPYLSLDNVVQGIFQLSNRLWGITFRPVSVPVYHKECIAYEVLDKDNKHLGILYFDFFPRPGKQGGAWCGAYREERYEEGKRIAPVVTIVANVSRPATPNGVALLNLDETETLFHEFGHALHSLFSQVHYAGIGGVEQDFVELPSQLMENWAFEPDMLRMYAKHYQTGDPMPDDLIEKIQRSALFNQGFTTTELLAASLSDMDIHTITEYRPIDLNAFEKEMLNGKRGLIPQIEPRYRYPYFAHIFGGGYAAGYYSYIWAEVLDKDAYEAFVESGDIFDRTTAESYRKNILERGGSEGGMELYKKFRGHEPDIKPLMIKRGLIEMPADTAARPAPLDTAARNASIRRIIGQQ, encoded by the coding sequence ATGAAAAATTTATCCGCATTGACATTTCTCATGATCATGACGACACTTCTAAGCGGCTGCAAAAGCAAACAGGCTGAGAACAATCCGCTGCTCGAAACGTGGAGTACTCCTTTCGGCGTACCCCCTTTTGACAAGATCAAAACCGAGCATTTCAAACCTGCGGTCGAGGCGGGTATCCGCCTGCACGAAGCGCAGATCGACTCGATCGTAAAAAACACCGAAACCCCGTCGTTCGGAAACGTCATCGAGGCACTGGACCGCAGCGGCGAGGTGCTGAACAACGCCTATACGGTCTTTTCCCTGCTGAACTCCGCCGAAAGCAACGACCGGATGCAGGCGGACGACATGGAAATTTCTCCGCTGGTATCCGCCCACAACGACAACATTTACCTGAACGACCGCCTGTTCCAAAAGGTAAAAGCCGTTTACGACCAGCGCGAATACCTCTCGCTCGATCCACAGCAGCTACGGCTCACGGAACAAACTTACAAGCGGTTCGTGCGGGCCGGGGCACTACTCACGCCCGCGCAGAAGGAGCAGCTTAAAAAGATCAACGAACAGCTCTCCAGACTCGGCGTACAATTCGGCAACAACCTGCTCGCCGACAACAACGCCTTTACGCTGGTAATCGACAAACAGGAAGACTTGGCAGGAGTGCCCGCCTCTATCCAGTCGGCGGCCAACACCGAGGCGGTGAACCGCAAGATGGAAGGCAAATGGGTCTTTACGCTCAGCAAGCCGAGTATGATTCCGTTTCTGAGCTACTCCGAGCGGCGGGACCTGCGCGAAAAGCTCTACAAGGCCTACCTCGAACGCTGCAACCGCGGTGACAGCACCGACAACAAACAGATCGTGAACGAGATCGCGAAACTCAGGCTCGAAAAGGCCCGGCTGATGGGCTATCCCTCTTACGGCGCCTTCGCACTCGACGACGAAATGGCCCAAACCCCTGAAAACGCCTATGCACTGCTCGACAAGCTGTGGCAGCCATCGTTGGAACTGGCAAAAAAAGAGCTCGAAGAGATGAAAGCGATCAAAAAAGCCGAAACCGGCGACGACAGCTTCGAATCGTGGGACTGGTGGTATTATGCGGAAAAAGTACGCAAGCAAAAATACGACCTCAACGAGGAGATGCTTCGCCCCTACCTCTCGCTCGACAATGTCGTGCAGGGTATTTTCCAACTCAGCAACCGCCTCTGGGGCATTACCTTCCGGCCCGTATCGGTGCCGGTTTACCACAAGGAGTGCATAGCTTACGAAGTATTGGACAAGGATAACAAACACCTGGGGATCCTCTATTTCGATTTCTTCCCGCGCCCGGGCAAGCAGGGCGGCGCATGGTGCGGCGCTTACCGCGAAGAGCGCTATGAAGAAGGCAAACGTATCGCTCCGGTCGTAACGATCGTCGCGAACGTAAGCCGCCCGGCAACTCCCAACGGAGTGGCGTTGCTGAACCTCGACGAAACCGAAACCCTCTTCCATGAGTTCGGCCACGCGCTGCATAGCCTTTTCTCCCAGGTACATTACGCAGGTATCGGCGGCGTGGAACAGGATTTCGTCGAACTCCCCTCCCAATTGATGGAAAACTGGGCGTTCGAACCGGATATGCTGCGGATGTATGCGAAACATTACCAGACGGGCGATCCAATGCCGGACGATCTGATCGAAAAAATCCAACGAAGCGCGCTGTTCAATCAGGGTTTCACCACAACCGAACTGCTGGCCGCCTCGCTTTCGGACATGGATATCCACACGATCACCGAATACCGGCCGATCGACCTCAACGCTTTCGAAAAGGAGATGCTGAACGGCAAACGGGGACTGATCCCGCAAATCGAACCACGTTACCGTTACCCCTATTTCGCACACATTTTCGGCGGGGGATATGCCGCTGGGTATTACAGCTACATCTGGGCCGAAGTACTCGACAAGGATGCTTACGAAGCTTTCGTCGAGAGCGGCGACATTTTCGACCGGACGACGGCGGAATCGTACCGCAAAAATATCCTCGAGCGCGGCGGTAGCGAAGGCGGTATGGAACTGTACAAAAAATTCCGGGGCCATGAGCCGGATATCAAACCGTTGATGATCAAACGCGGACTGATCGAGATGCCGGCCGACACCGCAGCCCGGCCCGCTCCGCTCGACACGGCAGCGCGCAATGCCTCGATCCGCCGCATTATCGGGCAACAGTGA
- a CDS encoding proton-conducting transporter transmembrane domain-containing protein — translation MMFIFLLISLAIVGFVALAAQHRTVRIFAAFYYLVQAGFAVAVIPFRIGEVESQFFTFDLLGAIFFVLMTVISAVAFVQSNFYLDRETLRQFKLYNISLMLLCVSATGVYFANNIAVTWIFLEATTLCTAGLVYHRRNTRSLEATWKYIFICSLGIAVAYLGILLLSTVTAGGELSYANLARTVASGNPLYLKIAFLFILVGYSCKMEVFPLYTIGVDANFAAPAPASAVISTVLVNAGFVSFFRVYRVAAASPVYEWFSHVLILAGLISLLIAGVYLRRTNNYKRFLAYSTVECMGLSVVGLGVGGIGIFAALLQVIAHALIKSGMFVQMAQVGKVYGTYRMNRIGGYIGVNRTGAVALLLGGMSLLAFPPSVLFVSEMMILRQVIESGRWWLLVLLALLLCFVMFSFCSRILKLCYKPVGNPLPMPSLRIHLGLTWCGLLLIAGASVLGIVQPPFLIKFINAVIAF, via the coding sequence ATGATGTTTATTTTCCTGCTCATCTCGTTGGCTATTGTCGGTTTTGTCGCATTGGCCGCACAGCATCGCACTGTACGCATTTTTGCCGCATTCTATTACCTGGTGCAGGCCGGGTTCGCCGTTGCAGTCATTCCGTTCCGTATCGGGGAGGTCGAGTCGCAGTTTTTTACGTTCGACCTGCTCGGCGCGATCTTTTTCGTGCTGATGACCGTGATTTCGGCGGTGGCTTTCGTGCAGAGCAATTTCTACCTCGACCGCGAGACGTTGCGCCAGTTCAAGCTTTACAACATTTCGCTGATGCTGCTTTGCGTGTCGGCCACGGGCGTCTATTTCGCCAATAACATCGCCGTGACCTGGATTTTTCTCGAGGCCACCACACTCTGTACGGCCGGGCTGGTTTACCACCGCCGCAATACGCGGAGTTTGGAGGCTACGTGGAAATATATATTCATCTGTTCGCTCGGGATCGCCGTGGCTTACCTGGGTATCCTGCTGCTGAGCACCGTTACCGCGGGCGGCGAACTGTCGTATGCGAACCTGGCACGGACGGTAGCCTCGGGCAATCCGCTCTACCTGAAGATAGCCTTCCTGTTTATCCTGGTGGGATACAGTTGCAAGATGGAGGTTTTTCCGCTCTATACGATCGGCGTCGATGCCAATTTTGCCGCACCCGCACCGGCTTCGGCCGTCATCTCGACGGTGCTGGTCAATGCCGGTTTCGTTTCGTTTTTCCGCGTCTACCGCGTGGCGGCCGCCTCGCCCGTTTACGAGTGGTTTTCGCATGTGTTGATCCTTGCGGGGCTGATTTCGTTGCTGATTGCGGGGGTATACCTGCGCCGTACGAACAACTACAAGCGTTTCCTCGCCTATTCGACGGTCGAGTGCATGGGCCTCTCCGTAGTCGGGCTCGGCGTGGGGGGGATCGGGATTTTCGCGGCACTGTTGCAGGTGATCGCCCATGCACTGATCAAGTCGGGGATGTTCGTACAAATGGCGCAAGTCGGGAAAGTTTACGGCACTTACCGGATGAACCGCATTGGCGGATATATCGGCGTGAACCGTACCGGAGCCGTAGCCCTGTTGCTCGGCGGCATGTCTCTGCTGGCTTTTCCGCCTTCGGTGCTGTTCGTTTCCGAAATGATGATTCTGCGCCAGGTCATCGAATCGGGGCGGTGGTGGTTGCTGGTTCTGCTGGCGCTGTTGCTTTGCTTTGTCATGTTCAGTTTTTGTTCGCGCATTCTGAAATTGTGCTACAAACCGGTGGGAAACCCGCTGCCGATGCCTTCCCTGCGTATCCACCTGGGGTTGACCTGGTGCGGCCTGTTGCTGATCGCCGGGGCTTCGGTGCTGGGCATCGTGCAGCCACCGTTCCTGATCAAATTTATCAATGCCGTTATCGCCTTTTAG
- a CDS encoding NupC/NupG family nucleoside CNT transporter, which translates to MLVTVFRGFLGILALIFIAYLFSRNRRAVDWTQIAVALLLQLVLGVAILYVPFVGNFIEVLGRCFVKILDFTHAGSKFLFGDLVDVNKVGYIFVFQVLPVTVFFAALTSILYFYGVIQWVVGWIAWGLRKLLYISGAEGLVAAGNIFLGQTESPLLTKKYLSDMSDSELFLVMVSGMATIAGGVMAAYILMLGDGDPQATVIFAKHLISASVMAAPGTVVIAKIIFPETGAVRKEAKVSSDSVGANFFDALSNGTIEGVKLAVNIAGMLLVIIALVAFLNYLLGGLIGRYTGLNEWILAFSGGRFDGLSLEFIMSMAFTPVAWLIGVAREDVPLVAALLGKKIAINEFVAYADLAAYKEAGAFVYQRSVIIATYLLCGFANLASIGIQIGGIGSLAPNKKLFLTRFGLLAVVGATLVSCMSATLIGILI; encoded by the coding sequence ATGCTGGTGACCGTTTTTCGGGGATTTCTCGGAATCCTTGCCCTGATTTTTATCGCGTACCTGTTCAGCCGCAACCGGCGTGCCGTCGATTGGACGCAAATTGCCGTCGCGCTGTTGCTCCAGTTGGTGTTGGGTGTAGCGATCCTCTACGTGCCGTTTGTCGGTAACTTTATCGAGGTGCTGGGGCGTTGTTTCGTCAAAATTCTCGACTTTACGCACGCCGGCTCGAAGTTCCTGTTCGGCGATCTGGTCGATGTGAATAAGGTCGGCTATATCTTTGTGTTCCAAGTTTTACCTGTCACTGTCTTTTTCGCCGCACTGACCAGTATCCTCTATTTTTACGGAGTGATCCAGTGGGTCGTGGGATGGATTGCCTGGGGATTGCGCAAATTGTTGTATATCAGTGGTGCCGAAGGATTGGTGGCCGCCGGTAATATCTTTCTGGGACAGACCGAATCGCCGCTGCTGACGAAAAAATACCTGTCCGACATGTCGGACTCAGAACTGTTCCTCGTGATGGTTTCGGGCATGGCTACGATTGCCGGAGGAGTGATGGCCGCTTACATCCTGATGTTGGGCGACGGCGATCCGCAGGCGACGGTGATTTTTGCCAAACACCTGATTTCGGCATCGGTCATGGCTGCCCCGGGGACGGTCGTGATTGCGAAGATCATTTTCCCCGAGACGGGAGCTGTCCGTAAAGAGGCCAAGGTATCGAGCGATTCGGTCGGCGCCAACTTTTTCGATGCGCTCTCCAACGGTACGATCGAGGGCGTGAAACTGGCGGTCAATATTGCAGGCATGTTGTTGGTCATCATTGCGCTCGTCGCTTTCCTGAACTACCTGCTCGGCGGGCTGATCGGACGTTATACCGGGTTGAACGAATGGATACTTGCTTTCTCCGGAGGCCGTTTCGACGGGCTGAGCCTCGAATTTATCATGAGCATGGCCTTTACGCCGGTCGCATGGCTGATCGGGGTAGCCCGGGAGGATGTGCCGTTGGTAGCGGCGCTGCTCGGCAAGAAAATCGCGATCAACGAGTTCGTCGCGTATGCCGATTTGGCGGCGTATAAAGAGGCCGGAGCTTTTGTTTACCAGCGTTCGGTCATCATTGCTACCTATCTGTTGTGTGGTTTTGCGAATCTGGCTTCGATAGGCATTCAGATCGGCGGCATCGGTTCGCTGGCCCCGAATAAAAAACTTTTCCTGACCCGTTTCGGATTGTTGGCCGTTGTCGGTGCGACGCTTGTTTCCTGCATGTCCGCCACACTGATCGGAATCCTGATCTGA
- a CDS encoding respiratory chain complex I subunit 1 family protein: MSVVLNLFVALMLPGMIVRTRALLAGRKGAPFYQHISRLGALLCKAPVYSPATGFVFRLAPVVYLASTVAAMLLVPVGDFSAVLAFNGDIVLFCYLLALGRVMLILAAMETGSSIDGMGASREALYGALLEPALFLVAGTLALVSDSLSFSQVFAGVGSGTPEMVVVMVLVMYALFKIMLVEAGRIPVDDPRTHLELTMIHEAMVLDYSGFDLALITLAGWIKAGLLAVLAASAFASVLYWDTIVVLLLGLAAGLAIGIVESFLARSRMARNSTYIVTILAVALVAFVIAFLLLNQIRIG; encoded by the coding sequence ATGAGTGTAGTATTGAACCTGTTCGTTGCACTGATGCTGCCCGGAATGATCGTCCGGACAAGGGCCTTGTTGGCCGGCCGTAAGGGGGCTCCTTTCTATCAGCATATCAGTCGGTTGGGGGCGTTGTTGTGCAAGGCGCCTGTTTACAGTCCGGCGACGGGGTTCGTGTTCCGGCTCGCCCCGGTGGTCTATCTGGCTTCGACCGTGGCGGCCATGCTGTTGGTACCGGTCGGCGATTTTTCCGCCGTACTCGCGTTCAATGGAGACATCGTCCTGTTTTGCTATTTGCTGGCGCTGGGGCGCGTAATGCTGATCCTCGCCGCCATGGAGACAGGAAGCAGCATCGATGGGATGGGGGCCAGCCGCGAGGCGCTTTACGGCGCCTTGTTGGAGCCGGCGCTTTTCCTGGTGGCCGGAACGCTCGCACTGGTGTCGGACAGCCTCAGTTTTTCCCAGGTTTTTGCCGGAGTGGGGAGCGGTACGCCCGAAATGGTCGTCGTGATGGTATTGGTGATGTATGCGCTGTTCAAGATTATGCTGGTCGAAGCCGGGCGGATTCCGGTGGACGATCCCCGTACGCACCTCGAACTGACGATGATTCATGAAGCGATGGTGTTGGATTATAGTGGATTCGATCTAGCGTTGATTACCCTTGCCGGTTGGATCAAGGCCGGGCTATTGGCCGTACTGGCCGCTTCGGCATTCGCTTCGGTACTGTATTGGGACACGATTGTAGTACTCCTGTTGGGTCTCGCGGCCGGGCTGGCGATCGGTATCGTCGAGTCGTTTTTGGCCCGCAGCCGCATGGCGCGCAACAGCACGTACATCGTGACGATCCTCGCGGTTGCGCTGGTGGCTTTCGTCATCGCCTTCCTGTTGTTGAACCAAATCCGGATCGGATAG
- a CDS encoding 16S rRNA (uracil(1498)-N(3))-methyltransferase, producing the protein MQLFYAPELDPDTGSYVFSEEESKHCVRVLRLGAGDSLHLTDGRGTMCRAEIVEASPKHCRVVIRERWPEFEKRGYELVMAVAPTKNTDRFEWFAEKATEIGVDRIVPLLTDHCERRTLKTDRLEKVVTSAVKQSLKAYHPVVEPLTPLREWVARPFDGVKLIAHCEKDMPRRFIGQLISPGSRVTVLIGPEGDFSPEEIGLARQYGFADISLGRSRLRTETAAVAAVAAVAFVNESYPKN; encoded by the coding sequence ATGCAACTCTTTTACGCTCCCGAGCTCGATCCTGACACCGGTTCTTATGTTTTTTCCGAGGAGGAATCGAAGCATTGCGTGCGGGTATTGCGTCTTGGGGCGGGCGATTCGCTGCACCTGACTGACGGCCGGGGAACGATGTGCCGGGCCGAGATCGTCGAAGCGTCGCCGAAACATTGTCGTGTCGTGATCCGCGAACGCTGGCCTGAGTTCGAAAAACGGGGCTACGAGCTGGTGATGGCCGTTGCCCCGACCAAAAATACCGACCGGTTCGAGTGGTTCGCCGAGAAGGCGACCGAGATCGGCGTAGACCGTATCGTACCGTTGCTGACCGATCATTGCGAGCGTCGCACGCTCAAGACAGACCGGTTGGAGAAGGTGGTTACCAGTGCCGTCAAACAATCGCTCAAGGCCTATCATCCGGTAGTCGAGCCGCTGACGCCGCTGCGCGAATGGGTCGCACGGCCGTTCGACGGGGTGAAGCTGATCGCCCATTGCGAAAAGGATATGCCGCGCCGTTTTATCGGGCAACTCATCTCTCCGGGAAGCCGTGTGACGGTGCTGATCGGGCCCGAAGGCGATTTTTCGCCCGAAGAGATCGGATTAGCCCGTCAGTATGGGTTTGCCGATATCTCTTTGGGGCGTAGCCGCCTTCGTACTGAAACGGCTGCCGTGGCAGCTGTCGCGGCGGTCGCGTTCGTCAATGAATCTTATCCGAAGAATTAG
- a CDS encoding proton-conducting transporter transmembrane domain-containing protein translates to MFIESVIALMLLSLAVFAVPVRWKWQVAFCVVGLGVLSALYEAVGVFSGGGRIYPEGINIVFGPQYGVTDPLSSFFLIILSLSAVAVLIYAKGYIKPYLGRKSPAQISLHYCGLGILYLSMLLVVTLRDGFSFLFAWEVMTLSSFVLMLFDAERREVRRAALSYLILMHVGFLFLLAGFVTLYASGLPASFDALALYGEQGGNIIPLFIVFLIGFGMKAGIFPLHVWLPEAHPAAPAHISAFMSGVMIKTGVYGVMRVVSCFDSHLFAIGLIVLCIGAVTGLWGVILAALQNDVKKLLAYSSIENIGIIFIALGTALLGKAEGSDPIFYAGMAGALLHTLNHSFFKSLLFMGAGNIYTATHTTSLDDLGGLGKRMPVTAILFLVGTLAICALPPLSGFVSEFLIYMGLLDGIAANGPVTVIALSGLIFLALIGGLAVLAFTKLYGVVFSGLPRSEVAERAREVSRPMLAAMALPLAGILLVGLAPVFALRWIVGLVARIADVSGASPISVPADVLDRTVSFSDSFLPLTYGIGMLVGISVILWLLRSWVVRRRAESSSPTWNCGFTAVTSRMQYTGESFSEGLGRISERMITNRLDPARIAADEIFPTEHHFDVRHKDTLDSLFARWWSYLLRRMNARLVMFRTGKVNHYVLYALLFLALVFLLSILNLL, encoded by the coding sequence ATGTTTATCGAGTCCGTTATAGCACTGATGTTGCTGTCGCTGGCCGTTTTTGCGGTTCCGGTGCGGTGGAAATGGCAGGTCGCTTTCTGTGTCGTCGGCCTCGGAGTATTGTCGGCCCTGTATGAGGCTGTCGGGGTGTTTTCTGGCGGAGGGCGAATTTATCCCGAGGGAATCAATATCGTTTTCGGTCCGCAATACGGCGTTACCGATCCGCTGTCTTCCTTTTTCCTCATTATATTGTCGTTGTCGGCCGTCGCGGTGCTGATTTATGCGAAAGGTTATATAAAGCCCTATTTGGGCCGCAAATCCCCGGCACAGATCTCGCTGCACTATTGCGGCCTGGGCATTCTGTACCTGTCGATGCTGCTGGTCGTGACGCTGCGCGACGGATTCAGCTTCCTGTTCGCGTGGGAGGTGATGACGCTGTCGTCGTTCGTGCTGATGCTGTTCGATGCCGAGCGCCGCGAAGTGCGCCGGGCCGCACTCAGCTACCTGATCCTGATGCATGTGGGTTTTTTGTTCCTGCTGGCGGGATTCGTCACGTTGTATGCGAGCGGCTTGCCCGCATCGTTCGATGCGTTGGCGCTCTACGGTGAACAGGGTGGAAACATCATCCCGCTGTTCATCGTATTCCTCATCGGTTTCGGAATGAAAGCGGGTATTTTCCCGTTGCATGTTTGGCTGCCCGAGGCGCATCCGGCCGCTCCGGCCCACATTTCCGCATTCATGTCGGGTGTGATGATCAAAACCGGTGTATACGGCGTGATGCGCGTCGTCTCCTGTTTCGATTCGCACCTGTTCGCGATCGGGCTGATCGTGCTGTGCATCGGTGCGGTAACCGGCTTGTGGGGCGTGATCCTCGCGGCGTTGCAGAACGATGTGAAGAAATTGCTCGCCTATTCGAGCATCGAAAATATCGGGATCATCTTTATCGCTCTCGGTACCGCGCTGCTCGGCAAGGCGGAAGGAAGCGACCCTATTTTTTACGCAGGTATGGCCGGAGCGCTGCTGCACACGCTGAACCATTCGTTCTTCAAGTCGCTGCTTTTTATGGGGGCAGGCAATATCTATACGGCCACGCACACCACCTCGCTCGACGATTTGGGCGGACTGGGCAAACGGATGCCCGTGACGGCGATCCTGTTTCTGGTCGGGACGCTGGCGATCTGCGCGTTGCCGCCGCTGAGCGGGTTCGTTTCCGAGTTTCTGATTTATATGGGTCTGCTTGACGGAATTGCGGCCAACGGACCGGTGACGGTCATCGCACTGTCCGGGCTGATTTTTCTCGCGCTGATCGGGGGGCTGGCCGTGCTGGCCTTCACGAAACTTTACGGGGTCGTCTTCTCGGGACTTCCGCGCAGCGAAGTGGCCGAGCGGGCACGGGAGGTTTCCCGTCCGATGCTCGCGGCGATGGCATTGCCGCTGGCGGGTATCCTGTTGGTGGGGTTGGCGCCCGTGTTCGCGTTGCGGTGGATCGTCGGGCTCGTGGCCCGGATTGCCGATGTTTCGGGAGCCTCTCCGATCTCTGTTCCGGCGGACGTATTGGACCGCACGGTGTCTTTTTCAGACAGCTTCCTGCCGCTTACTTACGGGATCGGGATGCTGGTGGGAATTTCCGTCATATTGTGGCTGTTGCGCTCGTGGGTCGTGCGCCGTCGTGCAGAAAGCTCTTCGCCTACATGGAATTGCGGCTTTACGGCGGTGACCTCCCGGATGCAGTATACCGGCGAATCGTTCAGCGAGGGACTGGGCCGTATCTCGGAACGGATGATTACCAACCGGCTCGATCCCGCACGGATCGCCGCCGACGAGATTTTTCCCACGGAGCACCATTTCGACGTACGGCATAAGGATACGCTCGACTCGCTGTTCGCCCGGTGGTGGAGTTACCTGTTGCGCCGTATGAACGCGCGGTTGGTGATGTTCCGTACCGGCAAGGTCAACCATTACGTGCTCTATGCGCTGTTGTTCCTGGCCCTCGTGTTTTTGTTGTCGATCCTGAATCTGCTCTAA